The genomic window GGGCCACGGATGTGATCAACAACGACGGAAAGTCGATGGAGGAGGTGCTCGAGCCGATCCACGCCGTCACGAACGGCCAGGGGGCCGAGGTCACCATCATGACCCCGGGTGTGGTCACGGGGGCGATGATCGGCGAGGCCTACCAGACCATCTGCAAGGGTGGAACGCTCGTGATAACCGGCGCCGCCTCGTGGAAGGACAAGGACGTCCAGGTGCCGATTCTCGACTTCGCCATGTCGAACAAGACGATCAAGGGCACGCTGTACGGTTCGTTGAACCCCCGCCAGGCGATTCCCCACCTGATCGGCCTCTATGAGACCGGCAAGCTGAAGCTCGCCGAGATGGTGACGGCTCAGTACGACATCGACGATGCCAACCAGGCTTTCGACGACATGCTGGCTGGGCGGAACATACGCGGCGTGTTCATGTACGAGTGAGTCAGAAGCGAGATCAGCGAGGGCGACTCGGCACGCGTGGCGCAGGAGGCTCTCATGAACAGCAGGCCTCCACCTCCGTGGCAGGCCGATATCTCGCGCTCCTGGCCGAGCGTGGCATCAGCGCGCTCTACATCAACGCCGGCACCGACTTCGCACCGCTGGTGGAGGCATACGCCACCCTCGGTGAACACGACGTGCCATTGCCCGAACCAGTCGTGTGCGCCCACGAGAACCTCGCGACCGGCATGGCCCACGGCGCCTATCTGGTGACAGGGCGACCCCAGGCGGTCATGTTCCACGTGAGCGTCGGCACGGCGAACGCGATCTGCGCAGTCGCCAACGCCTCGCGAGACAACGTGCCCCTTCTGGTCACCGCTGGTCGTTCCCCCATCCTCGAGGGCGGTGCGCTCGGTGCTCGCGACACGAGCATCCACTGGGCACAGGAGATGTTCGACCAGGCCGGGATGCTCCGAGAGCTGGTCAAGTGGGACTACGAGCTGCGCGATCCCCGACAGGTTGGCGCCGTGGTCGATCGGGCGTTCAGCGTCGCAACCTCGCACCCGCGGGGCCCCGTCTACCTGACGCTCCCGCGCGAAGTGCTCGCCGAGCCGGTGCCCGCCGACGCGCATGTCACTCCGGTCACTTCGGTACCCGTAACCATCGAACCCGACGCCGATGCGGTCGCCGAGCTCGCGGACAGGCTTGCCGCTGCGTCCTTCCCCGTCGTCGTCACCTCTGCGGCGGGCGTGGACCCGACAGCCGTGGAGTTGCTCGGCAACCTGTGCGACCGGTTCGCCATCGGCGTCGCGGAGATCGCGCCGAGATTCGTCAACGTCGACCCTCGCCACGATCTGCACCTCGGCCACCAGCTCGATGGTGTGTTCGAAGTGGCCGACGTCATCGTCGTGCTCGAGTCGGACGTGCCGTGGATAGAGGCGTGTGCCGCGCCTCGCGCTGGAACCTTTGTCGCCCACGTTGGAGTCGACCCGCTCTATGTCCGCTACCCGATGCGGACACACCGCTCGGACCTGACCATCGTTGCGACCCCGGCGGCCCTGGTCACGAGGCTCACCGAGGCGCTCACCGAGCGCGCTGGAGCGACCGACAATGACCGGCGCGAGCGCATCGCAGCACGGGCCACGTCGAATCGTGCCGCCGCCGCCGATCGCATGAGCGACGAGCAAGCTCCCGCCGGCGCTCCCATCACCATGGCCTTCATGTCGGAAACGCTCGCCTGTGTCCTGGACGAGGATGACATCGTCTTCAACGAGTACTGGGGACGCCCTGACCTGCTCAACCGCAGACGTCCGGGCACGTACTTCTTCCTTCCCCGGGCTGGTGGGCTCGGCTGGGCGCTACCGGCAGCACTCGGCGCCAAGCATGCAGCTCCGGATCGGACCGTCGTGGCGACCGTCGGAGACGGTGCGTACTTCTTTGCCAACCCTGCGGCATGTCACCACGCTGCGACGAAACACGACCTTCCGGTCCTCACGGTCGTGGCGAACAACGCGACCTGGGGCGCTGTCGACTACGCCACCCGCCTCATGTACCCGCAGGGGTCGGCGGTCACCGGTAGCGAGCGTCGGTTGTCCGACCTTTCACCGGCGCCGGCGTTCGAGGCGTATTGCATTGCATCGGGTGGTTTCGGCGAGCGGGTCTCGACGCGTGCCGAACTGCTGCCCGCAATGGAACGGGCGGTGCGCGCGGTGCGCGATGAGGGGCGCCAGGCTCTACTCAATGTGGAGTGCGTGTGAGATCTCAGGGAGCGAACACGCGGGAGCTCCACCGGATGGCACTAGTGCGACGACCGGGCTCAGCAACCCTTGAAGGCCGGTTTGCGTTTGGCGTGGAAGGCCGCCATGGCCTCGCGCACGTCCTCGCTCGCCAAGCAGACCGCCTGGGAGTGCGCCTCCGCCTCGAGTGCCTCGTCGAGAGTGCGGTCGAAGGATCGTCGCAACAACTGCTTCGACTCGGCGAGGGCGACGGTCGCCGAGCCTGCGAGTCGCTTGGCAAGGCGCCCGACTTCGTCGCCGAGCTCGTCGGAGGGAACGGCGCGGGTGATCAGGCCGATGTCGGCTGCCTCCGTGCCGGAGATCATGTCGGCGAGCAGGACGAGTTCGAGCGCTCTGCGGAGACCGACGAGGCGCGGCAGGAGCCACGACCCTCCGAAGTCCACTGCGAGCCCGCGGCGAGCGAAGATCTCGCCGAATCGCGCCGTGTCGGCGGCGATGACGAAATCGCACGCGAGCGCGAGGTTGGCCCCGGCGCCCACGGCGACCCCCTCGACACGGCCGATGGTGGGTTTGGGGGCCTCGTAGACGGCCTTTGCCGCCTCGTTCACCTGCCGCATCGCCGTGAAGAACGGAATCTCGGGGCCCTCCGGAGCAGAGAGGTCGGCTCCGCTGCTGAAGTCACCGCCGGCGCCTGTGAACACGATGACCCGAACGGCGGGATCATCGCCGAGGCGGCGGAAATGGCGAGCGATCTCGCCCCACATCTCGAGTTTGACAGCGTTCTTCACGTGGGGCCTGTTCAGGGTGACGGTCGCAACGCCGCCTTGCTGCTGCACGAGGATGTCATCCATCACTTCACCTTAGGCAGCGCGAGTAAGGCCTGTTGCACGACCGGGTCGACTCCACGACCCGACGACGGGCCACCAGTTGTTCCCCCGATGTCGATACATGGAAGGTCACGACGATGAGCGAGAACGCGGCACGAGCCCATGAGACCCTCGAGGCGAGGATCGGCCTCGAGCCTCTGGCCGGTGACTGGTTCGAGATCACCCAGGATCGAATCGATGCCTTCGCCGACGCCACCCTCGATCACCAGTTCATCCACGTCGACCCTGCTCGGGCCGCAGCCGAAGCTCCCTTCGGCGGGACCATCGCCCACGGGTTCCTGACCCTGTCGCTGCTGGTTCACCTCTCGGCCAGCATCTCGACGGAGATGCCTCGCCTGGACGGCATGGCCATGGGCATCAACTACGGCATGAACAGGGTGCGCTTCATCAACCCGGTTCCCGTCGGCTCGCGTATTCGTGCCGTGGCCCAGGTGAGCAACGTGGAACTGAAGGGCAGCGTCGTCGACCTGACGCAGACGATGACGGTCGAGATCGAAGGCCAGGAGAAGCCGGCGCTGGTTGCGGAGTGGATCGGGCGGATGGTCTTCGAGTGAGGATTCCACGCGACTCCCATGCAACCGGGCCACCAGGTAGACGCTGGCTTGTCGGGGCCGACAACCCGTGAATCCCGAGATGAAGGAGCGAAGACGATGACGAAGAACGCAGCCGCCGAGCGGATCTGTGACGGCCGCGTCTGTGTGGTCACCGGCGCCGGGAGGGGAATAGGCAGATCTCATGCCCTCGGTCTCGCCGGGCACGGAGCACGCGTCGTCGTGAACGACGTCGGCGGTGAACGCGATGGTTCAGGAGCCGACAGCCTTCTCGCCAACCAGATCGTCGAGGAGATTCGTAGTGGCGGCGGCGAGGCGATGGCCAACACCGATGACATCTCGACATGGGATGGTGCGCAGCGCCTGGTGGAAGGCGCGCTGGAGAAGTACGGGCGCATCGACGTGGTCGTCAACAACGCCGGCATCATCCGCGACCGCATGCTGGTGAACATGTCGGAGGAGGACTGGGACGCCGTCATCGCCGTTCATCTCAAGGGGACCTTCTGTGTCACCCGTCACGTGGCCCAGCACTGGCGCAACCGGGCCAAAGAGGGCGAGGAGAACGACGCCCGAATCATCAACACCACTTCCGGCTCGGGTCTGTACGGCAACGTCGGTCAGTCCAACTATGCAGCGGCCAAGGCTGCGATCGCCGCATTCACCCAGGTCGTAGCCGAGGAGCTCGCCAGGTACGGCGTCACGGCCAACGCGATCGCACCCGTCGCCCTCACCCGGATGACGGCGGATCTCGGCATTCCCGAGGAGATCACGGACCTTCTCGACCCTGGATGGATCACTCCCGTCGTCGTCTGGTTGGCGTCGCCGCTCTCGGCCGAGGTGACCGGCCAGGTCTTCGAGGCGTCCGGCCAGACACTTGCCGTTGCGGAAGGATGGCGCCGTGGCCCTCAGGCGGCACCAACCACGGATCCGGTGGTCGTCGGTGATCTGGTGCCGACGTTGCTCGCGCAGGCCAGGCCGAGAACCACAATGGCCGACCTCTGATGGTGTCGCTGAGTGACCTCGAGGAGTTCCGTCACGAAGTCCGTCGGTGGCTCGGCGCCAACTGCCCGGAGAGCATGCGCACGCCGGTTCTTTCCGACGCCGACTACTACCTCGGAGGCAGCAATCCTGAGTTCAGCCACCCCGACCAGAAGCGGTGGGCGGACCTCATGGCGGAGAAGGGATGGACGACCCCTACTTGGCCCAGTGAGTACGGCGGCGGCGGGCTGACCAGGGAGGAGGCGGCCATCCTGCGCGACGAGATGAGTGCGATCGGTGCGCGCAGCCCTCTGAACAGCTTCGGCATCTCGATGCTCGGTCCGGCGCTGCTCGAGTACGGCAACGAGGACCAGAAGTCGGAACACCTGCCGAAGATCGTGAGGGGCGAGATCACCTGGTGCCAGGGGTATTCCGAACCAGGTGCAGGCTCCGACCTCGCCAGCCTGCAGACCCGCGCCGAGGACACGGGCGACCACTACCTGGTCAACGGTCAGAAGGTCTGGACGTCCTTCGCCGACAAGGCGGACTGGATCTTCTGCCTCGTCCGCACCGACAACAGCGGTACCAAGCACGAGGGCATCTCCTTTCTGCTCGTCGAGATGGCTTCCGAAGGCGTGTCGGTCCGCCCTATCAAGCTGATCTCCGGAAAGTCCTCCTTCTGCGAGACCTTCTTCGACAACGTGCGGGTTCCCAAGGAGAACCTGGTGGGCGAGGAGGGAAAGGGCTGGGAGATCGCCAAGTATCTGCTGACCCACGAGCGCGAGACCATCTCCGGATTCGGTCAGGACTCCTCGGGCCGCACGCTGGCGGAGGTCGCCACGGAGGAGATCGGTCTCGGCGCGGACGGCCGTCTCGAAGACGGCGTCCTGAGAAGGGACGTGGCGCAGTTGGAGGTCGACCTGCTGGCATTCGCTGCGACCATGGACCGGGTTCGTGACGAGGCCAAGGCCGGCCAGGGTCTCGGCGCAGCGTCGTCGATCGTGAAGTACTGCGGAACCGAGCTCAACAAGCGCCGCTTCGAACTCATGATGTCCCTGCACGGTGAGAGGGCCCTCGCGTGGGAGGGCGAGCACTGTGACGATGGCGAGATGCCACGAGCCTGGCTCCGCACCAAGGCGAACTCGATCGAGGGCGGGACCTCGGAGATCCAGCTCAACATCGTCGCCAAGCGCGTCCTCGGTCTGCCGAGCTGAACGGAGGAGTTGTGGCGCTCGTACTCGATGACGACCAGCTGATGCTCAGGGACACGGCGGGCAGGTTCCTCGCCGAGCGGGCGCCGATCGCCCAGTTGCGCCGTCTGCGCGATGAGCACGACGAACTGGGCTACAGCGCGCAGCTGTGGCAGGAGATGGCCACGATGGGCTGGCCGGGGATCGCAATCCCGGAGAAATTCGGCGGCCTCGGTATGGGTTACACCGAGCTCGGCATCGTCCTCGAGCAGGTGGGCCGCAACCTGAGTGCCTCTCCACTGGAGGCGAGTGCTCTGGTCGGTGCTACGGCTGTGGCGGAGCTCGGGACCGAAGCGCAGAAGGAGAGCTTGCTACCGGCTGTCGCGGGAGGCGAGCTGACGTTTGCGCTCGCGCTGCAGGAAGGCAGCCGTCATCAGCCGCGCAAGACGGCGATGAGCGCCCTGAAGCAGAGTGACGGCTGGGTACTGCAGGGGCGGAAGGTCCTCGTGTTCGATGGCCACACCGCGGACAAGATGATCGTCGTGGCCCGCACCGCTGGTCGGCCCGGTGACGAGACCGGGCTTTCCGTGTTCGTCGTCGATGCCGACACGGACGGGGTGCTGGTGGAGCGGGTGGTCATGGTGGACAGCCGCAACAGCGCCAACGTCAGCTTCGACGGTGTCGAGGTCGGCCCCGATGGTCTGCTCGGTTCCGAGGGCGGGGCTTACGCGCCGCTCCAGCGGGTACTGGACATCGCCAACGTCGGCATGGCGGCAGAACTGCTCGGCTTGTCCGCTGAGGCCTTCGAGCGCACCTTGGAATATCTGAAGGTGCGAGAGCAGTTCGGTGTTCCCATCGGTTCGTTCCAGGCTCTGCAGCACCGCGCTGCCAAGATGTACGCGGAGCTGGAGCTGGCACGCTCCATCGTGCTCACGTCACTGCAGGCGATCGACGGTGCCGACGACTCGCTGAGCGCCCTGGCGAGTGCGTGCAAGGCGAAGCTCTGTGAGGTGGCGACGCTGGTCACCGCCGAGGCGATCCAGATGCACGGTGGCATCGGCATGACCGATGAGGCCGACATCGGTCTGTTCATCAAACGGGCTCGGGTGGCACAGCAGACGTACGGCGATTACAGCTACCACTTGGACCGCTTCGCCCGATTAAATAGCTACTGAAGCGCCGGTGTCGAAAGATAAAGCACTAGGCGCAGATCCATGCGACAGGGACGTTGGAGAGCCAACCGGCTCCAGCTTCGCTCATCGACACTCGTAGCCCTGGATAGCGGCTCATCATTCCGCCAACGTCACCGGAATGAATGGCAGATATCTGAACTGCGGCACGCGCTTCTGTTGAGCCAGATTGCAGCGGCCCTTGCCCAGAAGGCGCCCTCCGAGAGTCAACGCGAAGGCGGTAGGAAATTCCCCCTTTCACCCACGGCGAAGGTGACCGACCTCGGACGACTTATCCCCTTTATCGCTATCCTCACCACATGACAAGCACGACCACCCCCACCTTCGACAACCGCATCACACGCGAGCTTGGCATCGAGGTCCCCATCATCCAGGCACCGATGGGCTGGATCGCCCGCAGCCCGCTCGCATCGGCGGTCTCCAACGCAGGTGGGCTGGGCATCATCGAGACGTCATCTGGCGAGCTCGATGCCATCCGTGAGGAGATCCGGAAGATGCATGACCTCACCGACAAGCCTTTCGGAGTCAACGTCGCTCAGGCTTTCGTTCGCGATCCTGACATGGTCCAGTTCGTGATCGACCAGGGCGTTCGCTTCGTTTCGACCTCGGCGGGCGACCCCACCCGTTACACCGCCCAGCTCAAGGAGGCCGGCCTCATCGTCTACCACGTGGTCCCGACATTGCGTGGAGCGCAGAAGGCAGTTGACGCCGGAGTAGATGGTTTGATCGTCGAAGGGGGCGAGGGCGGCGGTTTCAAGAACCCCGATCCTGTGGCATCGATGGTGTTGCTCCCCCTCGTCCGATCCAAGGTCGAAGTCCCCATCGTGGCCGCTGGCGGAATGGTCGACGGGTCAACGATGGCGGCAGCGTTCGCACTCGGGGCCGAGGCGATCCAGATGGGCACGAGGATGTTGTCGGCCACCGAGAGTCCGGTGCACGACAACTGGAAGAACGCGATCATCGCTAGCCGCGAGACCGATACCGTTTTTCTCAACCAGCGGCATTCTCCTGCGCTTCGGGCGCTCAAGACCGATCTGACCAATGAACTCCGGTTTGCAGAGCATGACGTGTTTGGCAGTTTCGGGGACGCCAGGGCGCTCTACTTCGGCGGTGACATCGAGGCAGCCATCGCATTGGGCGGTCAGGTGATGGGCCGGATCGACGAGATCCAACCGGTCGGAGCGATCATCGCTGAGTGTGCCGAGCAGTTCTTCGCCGTGATGGACGAGCTCGCTACCAAATACCTCGGGTCAGATCGATGAGCGTCGGTGTGAACGGTACGAACGTAGCTGCGCTCGGCTCACCGATGTGGCGGTGCCGATCTACGAGGTCGAAGCTTGGGGCTGACGTGGATCGTAATTCGTCCAGACTCGAGCTGAGAACGTCATTGCGTCATGCCAGATGTCTGCGGGCGGACGGGTTCCCTCGGCTCTGTGGAGTCCGGGCATTGTCTCCACGGTCGTGGTCTTGGCGCCTGCCGCGCACGAGGCGACCGGGGCGTGCGCCGGTGTCCCCGTCGTGGTCCCGCACCACTTCGCCGGCCACCAGGGTCGCCCAGTAGCCACTCGCCGGCTGCAGGAAGCGCTTGCCACCGGCTGGCAGGTCGTGGCTGACATAGGGCATTCCCAACGACAGGTTGTCGAAGTCGATGACGTTGATGTCCGCCCGTTTCCCCGGCTCGATGACGCCCCGGTCGCCCAGTCCGTACAACGACGCGGTATCGGCGCACTGCTTCTTGATCACATACTCCAGGCCCAACCGCGGCCCCGGGCGGTCGCGCACCCAGTGGGTCAGGAGGTGAGTGGTGCTCGAGGCGTCGCAGATCAGGCCGCAGTGTGCGCCGCCGTCGGCCAGGCCGACAACCGAGTGTGCGTCAGCCAGCATGTCGTAGATGGCGTCGCAGTTCCCGCGCGCGAAGCCGAGCACCGGCATCATCAGGATCGCCGCTCCGTCGTGTTCGAGCATCTGGTCGTACATGGCGGCTTCCACCGGGATCCCGGCACGTCTCGCCCCGGCTGCGACGGAGTCTTCCGGGCCCGGCTCGTAGTTCAGTGGAAGGCCGAGTGGGAACACGTTTTCAAGGTTGTTCGCGATCATGACGTGCATGACGTCGTTGACGGATTCCGACGCGGGGGGCAGGTTCGTCTCTTCGAGAATGGCGCGCCGCACCTCGGGCCGACGGAGCTCAGCCAGCCGCGCCTGCAGCGGTAGCTCCTCTATCGCGACATAGGAGGGACGGCGTTTGAACAGGTGTTTCGACTCCCACGAGAGCAGCACCCCGGCCGGCCGCGAGGCCGTCTGCGGAAAGAGCTGCGCTCCTTGGGCGTTGGCTTCGACCACGAAGTCCATGGCCGCCCTCCAGGCATCGGGGTCCTCACCGAACTCGACGATCAGGAATGTGATCGGCAAACCCGTCTCCCGGGACAGCTGCGCCATCCATTCGAGCTCCTGGTGCAGCAGGGCCTCCCCTTCACCCAGGGTCAGGCCGCCCTGCCCGATGGATCCACCGGGCACCAGCTCGTACACGGCGCCGTAGGGCTGCATCGCTCGTCCGATGGCGAGTACCTCGTCGCGGTGGGCGAACGTTCCGGGTACCGGTTCACCCCCGACCGACTGATGCCCCAGGATGCGCGAGGTCGAGAACCCCAGTGCGCCCGCTGCGAGGGCCTGTGCCGTGAGCTGTGACATCTGGGCGATGTCATCGGGGTTCGCGGCTTCGTTCGCGATGCCCCGTTGGCCCATCACGTAGGTCCGTAGCGCGCCGTGGGCGATCTGCGTCCCGACGTCCATCGACCACTTCTTCGTGGCGAGTAGATCGAGGTACTCCGGGAAGGTCTCCCACCGCCAGTCGATGCCCTCGTGCAGCGCCGTGCCCGGGATGTCCTCGACGCCTTCCATGAGCTCGATGAGCGCGTCGTGATGACTGGGCATCACCGGCGCGAAACCCACCCCGCAGTTCCCGGTGACGACGGTGGTGATGCCGTGGCTCGCCGAAGGCTCGAGGGCATCGTCCCA from Acidimicrobiales bacterium includes these protein-coding regions:
- a CDS encoding thiamine pyrophosphate-requiring protein, which produces MSQKRDQRGRLGTRGAGGSHEQQASTSVAGRYLALLAERGISALYINAGTDFAPLVEAYATLGEHDVPLPEPVVCAHENLATGMAHGAYLVTGRPQAVMFHVSVGTANAICAVANASRDNVPLLVTAGRSPILEGGALGARDTSIHWAQEMFDQAGMLRELVKWDYELRDPRQVGAVVDRAFSVATSHPRGPVYLTLPREVLAEPVPADAHVTPVTSVPVTIEPDADAVAELADRLAAASFPVVVTSAAGVDPTAVELLGNLCDRFAIGVAEIAPRFVNVDPRHDLHLGHQLDGVFEVADVIVVLESDVPWIEACAAPRAGTFVAHVGVDPLYVRYPMRTHRSDLTIVATPAALVTRLTEALTERAGATDNDRRERIAARATSNRAAAADRMSDEQAPAGAPITMAFMSETLACVLDEDDIVFNEYWGRPDLLNRRRPGTYFFLPRAGGLGWALPAALGAKHAAPDRTVVATVGDGAYFFANPAACHHAATKHDLPVLTVVANNATWGAVDYATRLMYPQGSAVTGSERRLSDLSPAPAFEAYCIASGGFGERVSTRAELLPAMERAVRAVRDEGRQALLNVECV
- a CDS encoding enoyl-CoA hydratase-related protein; this encodes MDDILVQQQGGVATVTLNRPHVKNAVKLEMWGEIARHFRRLGDDPAVRVIVFTGAGGDFSSGADLSAPEGPEIPFFTAMRQVNEAAKAVYEAPKPTIGRVEGVAVGAGANLALACDFVIAADTARFGEIFARRGLAVDFGGSWLLPRLVGLRRALELVLLADMISGTEAADIGLITRAVPSDELGDEVGRLAKRLAGSATVALAESKQLLRRSFDRTLDEALEAEAHSQAVCLASEDVREAMAAFHAKRKPAFKGC
- a CDS encoding MaoC family dehydratase, with protein sequence MSENAARAHETLEARIGLEPLAGDWFEITQDRIDAFADATLDHQFIHVDPARAAAEAPFGGTIAHGFLTLSLLVHLSASISTEMPRLDGMAMGINYGMNRVRFINPVPVGSRIRAVAQVSNVELKGSVVDLTQTMTVEIEGQEKPALVAEWIGRMVFE
- a CDS encoding SDR family oxidoreductase; this translates as MTKNAAAERICDGRVCVVTGAGRGIGRSHALGLAGHGARVVVNDVGGERDGSGADSLLANQIVEEIRSGGGEAMANTDDISTWDGAQRLVEGALEKYGRIDVVVNNAGIIRDRMLVNMSEEDWDAVIAVHLKGTFCVTRHVAQHWRNRAKEGEENDARIINTTSGSGLYGNVGQSNYAAAKAAIAAFTQVVAEELARYGVTANAIAPVALTRMTADLGIPEEITDLLDPGWITPVVVWLASPLSAEVTGQVFEASGQTLAVAEGWRRGPQAAPTTDPVVVGDLVPTLLAQARPRTTMADL
- a CDS encoding acyl-CoA dehydrogenase family protein yields the protein MVSLSDLEEFRHEVRRWLGANCPESMRTPVLSDADYYLGGSNPEFSHPDQKRWADLMAEKGWTTPTWPSEYGGGGLTREEAAILRDEMSAIGARSPLNSFGISMLGPALLEYGNEDQKSEHLPKIVRGEITWCQGYSEPGAGSDLASLQTRAEDTGDHYLVNGQKVWTSFADKADWIFCLVRTDNSGTKHEGISFLLVEMASEGVSVRPIKLISGKSSFCETFFDNVRVPKENLVGEEGKGWEIAKYLLTHERETISGFGQDSSGRTLAEVATEEIGLGADGRLEDGVLRRDVAQLEVDLLAFAATMDRVRDEAKAGQGLGAASSIVKYCGTELNKRRFELMMSLHGERALAWEGEHCDDGEMPRAWLRTKANSIEGGTSEIQLNIVAKRVLGLPS
- a CDS encoding acyl-CoA dehydrogenase family protein; translation: MALVLDDDQLMLRDTAGRFLAERAPIAQLRRLRDEHDELGYSAQLWQEMATMGWPGIAIPEKFGGLGMGYTELGIVLEQVGRNLSASPLEASALVGATAVAELGTEAQKESLLPAVAGGELTFALALQEGSRHQPRKTAMSALKQSDGWVLQGRKVLVFDGHTADKMIVVARTAGRPGDETGLSVFVVDADTDGVLVERVVMVDSRNSANVSFDGVEVGPDGLLGSEGGAYAPLQRVLDIANVGMAAELLGLSAEAFERTLEYLKVREQFGVPIGSFQALQHRAAKMYAELELARSIVLTSLQAIDGADDSLSALASACKAKLCEVATLVTAEAIQMHGGIGMTDEADIGLFIKRARVAQQTYGDYSYHLDRFARLNSY
- a CDS encoding nitronate monooxygenase: MTSTTTPTFDNRITRELGIEVPIIQAPMGWIARSPLASAVSNAGGLGIIETSSGELDAIREEIRKMHDLTDKPFGVNVAQAFVRDPDMVQFVIDQGVRFVSTSAGDPTRYTAQLKEAGLIVYHVVPTLRGAQKAVDAGVDGLIVEGGEGGGFKNPDPVASMVLLPLVRSKVEVPIVAAGGMVDGSTMAAAFALGAEAIQMGTRMLSATESPVHDNWKNAIIASRETDTVFLNQRHSPALRALKTDLTNELRFAEHDVFGSFGDARALYFGGDIEAAIALGGQVMGRIDEIQPVGAIIAECAEQFFAVMDELATKYLGSDR
- a CDS encoding amidohydrolase family protein; the encoded protein is MDDIVITGGLVIDGTGQPGRVADVAVCDGVITRVSDAGTTGAGTRAHRVIEADGAIVTPGFVDIHTHYDGQATWDDALEPSASHGITTVVTGNCGVGFAPVMPSHHDALIELMEGVEDIPGTALHEGIDWRWETFPEYLDLLATKKWSMDVGTQIAHGALRTYVMGQRGIANEAANPDDIAQMSQLTAQALAAGALGFSTSRILGHQSVGGEPVPGTFAHRDEVLAIGRAMQPYGAVYELVPGGSIGQGGLTLGEGEALLHQELEWMAQLSRETGLPITFLIVEFGEDPDAWRAAMDFVVEANAQGAQLFPQTASRPAGVLLSWESKHLFKRRPSYVAIEELPLQARLAELRRPEVRRAILEETNLPPASESVNDVMHVMIANNLENVFPLGLPLNYEPGPEDSVAAGARRAGIPVEAAMYDQMLEHDGAAILMMPVLGFARGNCDAIYDMLADAHSVVGLADGGAHCGLICDASSTTHLLTHWVRDRPGPRLGLEYVIKKQCADTASLYGLGDRGVIEPGKRADINVIDFDNLSLGMPYVSHDLPAGGKRFLQPASGYWATLVAGEVVRDHDGDTGARPGRLVRGRRQDHDRGDNARTPQSRGNPSARRHLA